Part of the Vigna angularis cultivar LongXiaoDou No.4 chromosome 1, ASM1680809v1, whole genome shotgun sequence genome, gtttgatttttattattgtatgaattatttatttttattcaaactcAATCATTTGAATAACTTTTacaatgataaattaatttaaggctaaatatgattttaatatttaaatttggaaCGAAACTAGATTTGGCCAGTGTCAtcaaatttaatacattttagtcttaatttaaaaaaaaaaatagtcatcTTAACTtagttgaattaatttttttttatatatcaaacatATTTTATGATGAAACTTGAGTTGTTGGTATTTTATGTATATCAAACATATTTTATGATGATACTTGAGTTGTTTCCATGTGTTTTGACTCATGTTAATTTCAaacactatttaaaaaaaattaaaaaaattaacatcattattttaaaatgattatatctattatttttaaagtttgaaaatcaaaatgtattaaaatttgagGAAAAGACTTAATTTCACTTTTCCATATGTTTTAGAACTAAAAACATAGTTAATctatttggttttaatttgaaaaggaaaaaaacttTAGATGAtaacaatttgaaaaataagtaTTGATACTCTTGAGAATATTTAAAGGTTTATCGAATTTTATATtggtgatttttttaaattaaaaatatcgaaatatataaagataaaaaacaatataaatttatatggtATAAAATgatcaatatatattataaactaattGTTGATCTAATGAAAGGTGTAATGAATTCTTGAGATTGGATATTTTAAACTTAGTAGCCTCTCATCTCTTGACTTTGATTTATAGAAACTTAATGTTAAAGCGTTCTTATAGGTGAAACTAATATACAAATTACAAGACCAACATTGATAAACGAAAATATCCTTTAAGATTGTGGTACATTCTATGCTTATTTTTTGGACTTACtcaaattttattcttaaaagtggacattataaatttatactatatattttagatagacaaaaactcattttaatgcTATTAAAAACTCATATGTAAAGCTAGCTAGAACAACTTTGTACTAGttaatacatttattaaaattatgaatgataaatattaaaaacaagttTGAGTTAGATTTAGAGTTTATGATCAGTTTGTAACGAGGATATCATAAATAATGAAGTTTCATAAACTTTAAGTATCTTCTcaagaattataaaattttagataagatgaaattattcggaaaaaaaatcatagaaaaGTAGTTTTCTCATCTTAAGTGTTAATTCAAACATTCCCAAATTAATTATACCTTTTTTTACAGtgaaagaaataacataactaagtttttgtatcttttatttaaaatctaaCCATTTAAcctattattatcattataagtAAGTGGTACATCTAAGTAACACCTCATGAAACTTCCACATGTTATGTAATTGTACTTCTATTATATTAGCCACAATCTTTTACAAACTCTGTTGAACAAAtttaactctttttcttttcatgagCACTTTTAAGCCTTGTGTTCTATCTAGTTATGTGATATGATCTTAAGGGAGCaatacaatttcaatttttctttgtaatttttattatatttctaacTAAATAGTTGAATAGTCACATGAGATAAAAATCACTAGAAGGTGAATAATTGACTTTCTCattctaaaaaataatgattaatgtGAATTAAGGAGTTACTAGTTACTAGTGATAgttaattactaataaatattaaatattacttACTTAGAAGTTATTGTCTAATTGATCCCTATAAAATGATGCACTTATAATATAACGAGAGATATAAGTTTGAAAAGATTGAGTTTTATCTTTCTAAtaactttttgaaattttgaattatgaaaatctaaattttattttttgacatTAATACGTGACTATTAACTTCATAACTTATAACTTCGTCTTTTTATATTTCTTGAGTGTTGTAGCAATATTCTTCCACAAAACTAAGAtattcttcttattttcttataagTTTGGTCGTAAgaagagaatgaaagatgaaaaagatTGTAAGTATGAAACcccattaaaaaaattaaagaaaagtttattaatttaaataaataaaagaatctTATTTGTATTATGATACAAATTTAAGACTCATTTTTGGTGAACAAAATGATTTATCTTATGAAggaaatatgtttaaaaaattgatgGGTTGATGCAGTGATTATatctcttatatatatatatatatatttagtgtAGAATGGTGTAGAAAGTATGTAGAAATGTATAAGGTGTGATTGTACAAGttataaatgaaagaaattgaTGTTTCATGGATTGCATGTGTTAGCATTGATGTCTCCGAGATTACTATATATGTTGAAATTCACCTATATGTTGAGATTGGATAGGGGCCATAGCCAAATGTTTGGTTGAGTCATTGTTTCATAAGCATACAATACCCTTAAATTATGGTCATATAGTGTATTCCACAAAGGAGAATGGGGTCCCTCTCCTTCCCCAGAACGTTTCTTTGTCTTTTATGGAGTTTCTGTTTTCCATGAAGGGTTATTTTTTGGTCGTAGATCATGCATCTTGGTTAATTTACAGTGCCAAGAGTAGAGGGACACAAAATGCCAAACAAGTAGCATTGAAGAAATGAAACCACTTTTGCTCCAAACTCAGATCCTGTTTTCCATGCAAAGTGTTGTCCCTTTCAAGGAAGACAAAGCAGGAGACATAGATTAGAACCACAATGGCAACAATATTTTCCTTGTCGTTAAGGGTTGTACCCTCTTAAGGGTAACTATACTCCTATAAAAAGAGGGCAACCAGGCCATGTCTTATGCAAGTGCAAAATTATCATTACACAAACACTTTCATACCAAAGACACTCCCAAGTTAATATGGCTACATCACCAACTTACAAGCActtacttcttctttttctgttgCTTAGCTTCACAACCATGACAGCCAGAGGTAATACTTTACTTTTATGTTTGCAACTCTTTAATCAGGATTAGTATTAATTCTGCATATCATATTCTAACTAGTTTTGGTTAATTTCTTGCAGCCAGAAGTTTGAGGGAGATTAAGGATGATGCAGTTAAGAAGGGTCAAACTGGTTTGTTTAAGCCACAACATGAAAGTGCACAAGAGAGCAATGATGAGTTGGATACAATGGATTACACACCTGCAAAAAGGAACCCACCCATTCATAATTGaagttttccattttttttttcttcatttttttgttagaaAGGGCATCAATCTCTCACAGTGCTTAGTTTATTAATCTGCAGTCCTATATTCTAGGGCCTTCAATGTATAGATATTGTTTGTACTTTGAAGCTAGGAAATCCACACTTAAACCATGAACTTGTGTGTTGACATAATTAAAAccaatcatatatatatttaaaagtgttGAAAATATGAGTTTAAGTCTCGTATGAATAAAAATGACGAAgttgaacaaaatatataaaaaataagactgATCTACAATATCGAAGTAATATCAATTTCTTAAACaaaatgaatttatgtttcatatttCATTATTGATATTGTATCTTTTGGTAAAGGaaaatacttttaatagttTTCAAAGTTTCAAGCcacaacaaatatttaataaagcaAGAGAGATGCTTAATACTCACCTTATCCTATGAAGGAGTATATGTTTTTTCCAGAATAATTAATGCAGGCAATTTATTAAGAGGTTTGTCATGTTAGGAGAACAAGTTAAATCAGAATGAGACTTAAAAGTTTGATTATGACATGTTGATGAAGAACTTTCAGCATCCGGGAAATATTTGAAGTTAATAAGGAACATGTTAGAAGAAGGTGTGAAAATGGATTTTGGTGAATGAAATAAAGTTACTTAGATAATATGCAGATACAATTGTATTTCTCTTGAATCTTCAACCATAAATAAGCATCTACAGTGTGAAGGACATGATATGTGAggaaaaagaaactaaaatgtCAAAAAGTTCAATAGTTATATCTGAATATGAATAATTCTTTTACTCCATAAATGGCATTCACACATGTTAATATGTAATACACATTTTCTGCTATTGTAATCAAAGCTTATACCTCCTCATCTTGCAGAGGAGCATGTAAATATGAATGGGATTGTTTGACCTGACATGTATctctattttaatttcttttaataataataataataataataatagagttagattgtatatatttaaaataataaacaattttacattttcatttataacaaatttttaatgacGTCCTtcttaaaatagttattataaaaaaaattctcttatCTCTTATCTCTTTCATGAGAAATTATTCCCAGctttaacttaaaaaaagtttcattaaaattgaaaaaacattcATCAGACCATACACTGTTTTCAAGCTgttggattttttattttgttgccaAAATTTTTaaagcttttatatatattgctTTCTTTAGTTTTGACGTGTTTGAGAGCGATTTttgaaaagattttgaaagaacTCTAACTATTCTCTCGTGTTTTCTTTgtcttcaaaataattatatcattttttaaaatttaaaaattgaatatttgcatttatatatttcaatttattttttagtttgtttcgtgaatcttaatttttttttaacgagTAAAGGTGATTTCGGGTTTTTAGACGAATCAAGAAAAggctttgtgtgtgtgtgtttttttttcattaatttactCAATCAAGATACACTATTTTTCAACCACTTGTGTATTGTTTGTTGCtaaaatttttcaatttctataTCGTTTGTTTTTAATACGTTTgagaaagatt contains:
- the LOC108341785 gene encoding uncharacterized protein LOC108341785 encodes the protein MATSPTYKHLLLLFLLLSFTTMTARARSLREIKDDAVKKGQTGLFKPQHESAQESNDELDTMDYTPAKRNPPIHN